A single Amphiura filiformis chromosome 8, Afil_fr2py, whole genome shotgun sequence DNA region contains:
- the LOC140158692 gene encoding alpha-(1,3)-fucosyltransferase 11-like yields the protein MSGVRQRQAQSAGQDDKKTSQTKGGGLLTQDDEGGLEIKYVVFILIIVFIASFLAALYCLGLIGDHSVLLQGRDSRQAPQFAPVQGQDGQPSSPLQGEDGLPPLPNPNMMPTQPPVVATGPPKEQIPKPKSDKIIASPSSDHEPPIREKQPIPPAPKGTTLDKPTILWWTEALYPHRDQGAKAEIKCGQSTCISTVHKNLLGDPMTRGIMFYGTDVRSYEMPLPRKPWHEWALLHEESPQNNYLLAHGPMMLLFNHTATFHRSSDYPLTTQNVPSLEYLVERKPVPLEIKNEHRKKGLAPIVYIQSHCDVPSDRDRFVKKLMEYIDIDSYGKCVHNKDLPVELRDPVETMADERFYNLISKYKFNLAFENAICNDYITEKLYRPLYLGSVPITRGSASVRDWTPDNNSAIVSEEFNGPEVLAEHIKFLDENDDEYLKYLEFKNTGVTNMNLIKTVVERPWGVTRHGQISFITGFECHVCEKISERWEVEKAHEADPSKPLLPPTTGRYSNLPCAEPFASIYPLEEAGDVTDIQAWKDDYWFNFDQAMALRYMIEKGYKNSDKVFDVVDKLRRKQNRRH from the exons ATGTCGGGTGTAAGGCAACGGCAGGCTCAGTCAGCAGGACAAGATGACAAGAAAACATCACAGACCAAAGGTGGTGGACTTCTGACTCAGGATGATGAAGGTGGACTTGAAATCAAATATGTGGTGTTTATCCTCATCATTGTCTTCATAGCTTCATTTCTTGCTGCATTGTACTGTTTAGGCTTGATAGGTGATCACAGTGTGTTACTACAGGGTAGAGATAGCCGTCAAGCACCCCAGTTTGCTCCAGTACAAGGCCAGGATGGCCAGCCATCTTCTCCACTGCAAGGAGAGGATGGACTACCACCTTTGCCCAATCCAAACATGATGCCAACACAGCCACCAGTTGTTGCTACCGGACCACCAAAAGAGCAGATACCAAAACCAAAATCAGATAAAATAATAGCTAGTCCAAGTAGCGACCATGAGCCACCAATTAGGGAGAAACAACCTATTCCACCTGCACCTAAGGGTACAACACTTGACAAACCAACTATCCTATGGTGGACAGAAGCACTGTATCCTCATCGGGATCAAGGTGCTAAAGCGGAAATCAAATGTGGCCAAAGTACATGCATATCAACAGTTCATAAAAACTTGCTTGGTGATCCTATGACAAGAGGAATCATGTTTTATGGCACAGATGTACGCTCGTATGAGATGCCTCTGCCAAGAAAGCCGTGGCATGAGTGGGCACTTTTGCATGAAGAATCACCACAGAATAACTACCTCCTGGCTCATGGACCAATGATGCTACTTTTTAACCATACTGCTACATTTCACCGCTCATCAGACTACCCACTGACAACACAAAATGTGCCAAGTTTAGAATATTTAGTGGAGAGAAAGCCAGTGCCTTTGGAAATTAAAAATGAGCATAGAAAGAAAGGTCTTGCGCCAATAGTGTATATTCAGTCCCACTGTGACGTGCCTTCTGATAGAGATCGTTTTGTGAAAAAATTGATGGAATATATTGACATTGATTCATATGGGAAATGCGTGCATAACAAAGACTTGCCTGTGGAATTACGGGACCCTGTTGAAACAATGGCGGATGAGAGGTTCTAcaatttgatttcaaaatataaatTCAACTTGGCATTTGAAAATGCCATATGTAATGACTACATCACAGAAAAATTATACCGTCCACTGTACTTGGGATCTGTGCCCATTACTAGAGGTTCCGCTTCAGTACGAGACTGGACACCAGACAATAACTCAGCCATTGTGTCGGAAGAATTCAACGGACCTGAAGTATTGGCAGAACACATCAAATTcttggatgaaaatgatgatgaataTCTGAAATATTTGGAGTTTAAAAACACCGGTGTGACCAATATGAATCTGATTAAAACTGTTGTAGAAAGACCATGGGGTGTGACCAGACACGGTCAGATTAGCTTCATCACAGGGTTTGAGTGTCATGTGTGTGAGAAGATTTCGGAGAGATGGGAAGTAGAGAAAGCACATGAGGCAGACCCTAGTAAGCCTTTATTGCCACCAACCACTGGAAGGTATTCTAATCTACCATGTGCTGAACCATTTGCATCTATTTACCCACTAGAAGAGGCTGGAGACGTGACAGA CATCCAAGCATGGAAGGATGATTATTGGTTCAACTTTGACCAAGCAATGGCGCTGAGATACATGATTGAAAAAGGCTACAAGAATTCAGACAAAGTGTTTGATGTGGTGGATAAATTGAGACGGAAACAAAACAGGAGACATTGA